One segment of Panicum virgatum strain AP13 chromosome 3K, P.virgatum_v5, whole genome shotgun sequence DNA contains the following:
- the LOC120699131 gene encoding uncharacterized protein LOC120699131 isoform X2, which produces MKRQGRQHGTVRINRNKLLRVAAAAADCEETAIGAMELGKVPAKPTNASKTTGKCRRPRCAGCHYHPVTKARDKAKGAHKLHACDVALNHRLVSWRVVDGGSARSSGIPEDYKGTSASSLLAYLAGSGSSWHEDDDDGASLETAPPIDVGDTDAIEESGPDGDDVEEDEDGEEDMGFCMVGITIAVEFSDGEEDWIVVQEI; this is translated from the exons ATGAAGAGACAAGGACGGCAGCACGGCACCGTCAGGATCAACCGCAACAAGCTACTCAGggtcgccgccgcagcagccgaCTGCGAGGAGACGGCGATTGGGGCGATGGAGCTCGGGAAGGTGCCGGCCAAGCCGACGAACGCGTCCAAGACCACGGGCAAGTGCCGGCGGCCGCGCTGCGCGGGCTGCCACTACCACCCGGTCACCAAGGCCCGGGACAAAGCCAAGGGGGCGCACAAGCTGCACGCCTGCGACGTCGCGCTCAACCACCGCCTCGTATCCTGGCGCGTCGTCGACGGCGGTAGCGCCAGGAGCTCGGGAATCCCAGAAGACTACAAGggcacctcggcttcatcgttGCTAGCCTACCTGgcgggcagcggcagcagctggcacgaggacgacgacgatggtGCCTCTCTTGAAACTGCTCCGCCGATCGACG TAGGAGACACCGATGCAATTGAAGAGTCGGGGCCGGACGGCGATGATGTCGAGGAAGATGAGGATGGAGAAGAAGACATGGGATTTTGCATGGTCGGCATCACCATCGCGGTGGAGTTCTCCGACGGGGAGGAGGACTGGATCGTGGTGCAGGAGATCTGA
- the LOC120699131 gene encoding uncharacterized protein LOC120699131 isoform X1, which translates to MKRQGRQHGTVRINRNKLLRVAAAAADCEETAIGAMELGKVPAKPTNASKTTGKCRRPRCAGCHYHPVTKARDKAKGAHKLHACDVALNHRLVSWRVVDGGSARSSGIPEDYKGTSASSLLAYLAGSGSSWHEDDDDGASLETAPPIDGGLSNLYDLIVGSRANLTMLCGEEADPARATDLAVGDTDAIEESGPDGDDVEEDEDGEEDMGFCMVGITIAVEFSDGEEDWIVVQEI; encoded by the coding sequence ATGAAGAGACAAGGACGGCAGCACGGCACCGTCAGGATCAACCGCAACAAGCTACTCAGggtcgccgccgcagcagccgaCTGCGAGGAGACGGCGATTGGGGCGATGGAGCTCGGGAAGGTGCCGGCCAAGCCGACGAACGCGTCCAAGACCACGGGCAAGTGCCGGCGGCCGCGCTGCGCGGGCTGCCACTACCACCCGGTCACCAAGGCCCGGGACAAAGCCAAGGGGGCGCACAAGCTGCACGCCTGCGACGTCGCGCTCAACCACCGCCTCGTATCCTGGCGCGTCGTCGACGGCGGTAGCGCCAGGAGCTCGGGAATCCCAGAAGACTACAAGggcacctcggcttcatcgttGCTAGCCTACCTGgcgggcagcggcagcagctggcacgaggacgacgacgatggtGCCTCTCTTGAAACTGCTCCGCCGATCGACGGTGGGCTCTCTAACCTGTACGATCTCATCGTCGGCAGTCGCGCCAACCTCACCATGCTGTGCGGGGAAGAAGCTGATCCGGCGCGTGCCACTGACTTAGCAGTAGGAGACACCGATGCAATTGAAGAGTCGGGGCCGGACGGCGATGATGTCGAGGAAGATGAGGATGGAGAAGAAGACATGGGATTTTGCATGGTCGGCATCACCATCGCGGTGGAGTTCTCCGACGGGGAGGAGGACTGGATCGTGGTGCAGGAGATCTGA
- the LOC120701445 gene encoding trypsin inhibitor-like, with product MSKTSPASVLSLPILFLLLTVTCKAATGAPTSCTPPPCQGKQSWPELVGKDQDTAYLVIRRDNPQVTDVVYLISDVLAHALDSRKDVLGAAGDGDFCCNRVVVVLGTLSSGGEGVIKLPKVG from the exons ATGTCGAAAACTTCACCGGCTTCCGTCCTATCGCTTCCGATCCTCTTCCTTCTCCTGACAGTCACTTGTAAAGCGGCCACCGGTGCTCCAACTTCTTGCACACCTCCGCCTTGCCAAGGAA AGCAGAGCTGGCCGGAGCTCGTCGGGAAGGACCAGGACACGGCGTACTTGGTCATACGGCGTGACAACCCGCAGGTGACGGATGTCGTCTACTTGATCTCAGATGTGCTTGCGCATGCTCTCGACAGCAGGAAGGATGTGCtcggggcggccggcgacggcgacttcTGCTGCAACCGCGTGGTTGTGGTGCTCGGCACTCTGTCCTCCGGCGGTGAAGGGGTCATCAAGTTGCCAAAAGTCGGCTAG